One genomic region from Streptomyces sp. Li-HN-5-11 encodes:
- a CDS encoding helix-turn-helix domain-containing protein — protein MGTGNRDEGERPAPTTPAFPAQLRRLRQERGLSLADLARQTHYSKGYLSKIETGAKRATVDVARRCDEILRAGGELLRLVGQPPPRAVGDAGDLTDSACPYRGLSAFTPRDAARFFGRDRATAAFVERVFSRVGEGPLMLVAPSGAGKSSLLNAGLIPALRRPGGFPMPGADGWPVVCLTPTAHPLDELLERTAKTLAGDLALTAEELTARPDLLLTAVRTRTESPPDGLRPPPPARLVLLVDQFEELFTLCSDDAERRAFARVLCAVAAPPASPAYDPAVVVLGVRADFSGRCLELPELAPVFTDGLYVLPPMSVAELRESVTRPAELAGAALEPGLVPLLLRDAGIAGELDAGAVPAGVLPLVSHALLATWRQREGTTLTVAGYERTGGIQGAVARTAEDAFAQLYPAEQKTIRRILSLLVHVSDGTAATRRRIGRSALMARLAGAEGGATALDVFVRARLVTVGSDTVEITHEALLHTWPRLREWIRADRAGLLIHQQLAHAAAEWEREGRDPSALYRGTRLDTARSWAEDPGGQARPGPAEEAFLRASRAEEETRRRQALRQVRLRQVLVATLVVLLGLALAAGGLAYQQRTGALAQERLARSQALAVQATSLAGGRPEVSMLLAEEAYRADPTVEARGALLSTQAQPFSARLGGHSGPVNAVAFAPGGRLLATAGSDGTVRLRRLSDRRTIATLTVPGRVRSVSFSPDGQTLAATASDAPVRLWSTAAHRVTALLGADTDGSRAIAFAPGGRTLAVAAPDGSVQLWDTTGRPRRVARLTGHTGRVDALAYAPDGRTLASAGADRTVRLWDTGRARPLAVLRGHTDEVLGVAFAPDGRSLASGGVDRTVRLWDLAGRRATATLTGHSDDVNAVAYTPDGGTVVSAGGDGATRLWDVRSGRPVATLAGHTDYVMSVAVDPTGTLLATGGFDQSVVLWDLRRRLLAASPFTEVSRVAYSRDGRLLASADADHTVRVWDLARPRKPVTLTGHHESVTSVTFAPDGAMLASAGSDGAVRLWDVVSRRPLAVLTGHTGAVFAAAFSPDGRTLASAGSDGAVRLWDVASRRPLAVLTGHTDYANDVAFSPDGRTLASAGDDLTVRLWDVRTHRPLATLTGHSGAVRGVVFSPDGRTLASCGNDGTVRLWDVARRRPEASLTGHTGSVRGLAFSPDGRLLASSGNDRTVRLWDVPGRRPWATLTGHTNAVWGVAFAPDGRTVASSSNDGTVRLWSLDIGARLAEICRVRREMDPAVRRTLPPDAPLTLSPGCPGP, from the coding sequence GTGGGCACCGGCAACCGGGACGAGGGGGAGCGGCCGGCGCCGACCACGCCGGCCTTCCCCGCTCAGCTGCGACGCCTGCGACAGGAGCGCGGCCTGTCCCTGGCCGACCTGGCCCGGCAGACGCACTACAGCAAGGGCTATCTGAGCAAGATCGAGACCGGCGCGAAACGCGCCACCGTAGACGTCGCCCGCCGCTGCGACGAGATCCTGCGCGCCGGGGGCGAGTTGCTCCGGCTGGTCGGGCAGCCGCCGCCGAGGGCAGTCGGCGACGCCGGCGACCTCACCGACTCCGCCTGCCCCTACCGGGGCCTGTCGGCGTTCACACCGCGGGACGCCGCGCGGTTCTTCGGGCGGGATCGGGCCACGGCCGCGTTCGTCGAGCGCGTCTTCAGCCGGGTCGGGGAGGGGCCGTTGATGCTCGTCGCCCCGTCCGGCGCCGGAAAGTCGTCCCTGCTCAACGCCGGTTTGATCCCGGCCCTGCGGCGGCCGGGCGGCTTCCCGATGCCGGGTGCCGACGGCTGGCCCGTCGTCTGTCTCACCCCCACCGCGCACCCGCTGGACGAACTGCTGGAGCGCACGGCGAAGACCCTCGCCGGTGATCTCGCGCTGACCGCCGAAGAGCTGACAGCCCGCCCCGACCTTCTCCTGACGGCCGTCCGCACCCGCACGGAAAGCCCCCCGGACGGCCTGCGACCACCGCCGCCGGCCCGGCTCGTGCTCCTCGTCGACCAGTTCGAGGAACTCTTCACCCTCTGCTCCGACGACGCCGAGCGGCGCGCCTTCGCCCGCGTGCTGTGCGCCGTGGCCGCCCCGCCCGCGTCGCCCGCGTACGACCCCGCGGTGGTGGTTCTCGGCGTCCGCGCCGACTTCTCCGGCCGATGCCTCGAACTGCCCGAACTGGCACCCGTGTTCACAGACGGCCTGTACGTGTTGCCCCCGATGTCCGTGGCGGAACTGCGGGAATCCGTCACCCGCCCGGCCGAACTCGCCGGCGCCGCCCTCGAACCGGGCCTCGTCCCCCTGCTCCTGCGGGACGCCGGGATCGCCGGGGAACTCGACGCCGGGGCCGTGCCCGCCGGCGTGCTGCCCCTGGTGTCCCACGCGCTGCTGGCCACCTGGCGGCAGCGCGAGGGAACCACGCTCACCGTCGCCGGTTACGAGCGCACCGGCGGCATCCAGGGCGCCGTCGCCCGTACCGCCGAGGACGCCTTCGCCCAGCTGTATCCGGCCGAGCAGAAGACCATCCGGCGCATCCTGTCCCTGCTCGTGCACGTCTCCGACGGCACCGCCGCCACCCGGCGCCGGATCGGCCGCAGCGCCCTCATGGCGCGGCTGGCCGGAGCGGAGGGCGGCGCCACCGCCCTCGACGTCTTCGTGCGCGCCAGGCTCGTCACCGTCGGCAGCGACACCGTCGAGATCACGCACGAGGCACTGCTGCACACCTGGCCCCGGCTGCGCGAGTGGATCCGCGCCGACCGGGCCGGCCTGCTGATCCACCAGCAGCTCGCCCACGCCGCCGCCGAGTGGGAGCGCGAGGGCCGCGACCCGTCGGCGCTCTACCGGGGCACCCGCCTGGACACCGCGCGCTCCTGGGCCGAGGACCCGGGCGGCCAGGCCCGTCCGGGCCCGGCCGAGGAGGCGTTCCTGCGCGCGAGCCGCGCGGAGGAGGAGACCCGGCGGCGGCAGGCACTGCGGCAGGTGCGGCTGCGGCAGGTGCTGGTGGCGACGCTCGTCGTCCTGCTCGGCCTCGCGCTGGCCGCCGGAGGCCTCGCCTACCAGCAGCGGACGGGCGCGCTCGCCCAGGAGCGCCTCGCCCGCTCGCAGGCCCTCGCCGTGCAGGCCACGTCGCTGGCCGGCGGACGGCCCGAGGTATCGATGCTGCTCGCCGAGGAGGCCTACCGCGCCGACCCGACCGTGGAGGCGCGCGGCGCCCTGCTGAGCACCCAGGCCCAGCCGTTCTCCGCTCGGCTGGGCGGGCACAGCGGACCGGTCAACGCGGTCGCCTTCGCGCCGGGCGGCCGGCTGCTGGCCACGGCCGGATCGGACGGCACGGTCCGGCTGCGGCGCCTGTCCGACCGCCGTACGATCGCCACGCTCACCGTCCCCGGACGCGTCCGCTCGGTCTCCTTCAGCCCCGACGGCCAAACGCTCGCCGCGACGGCGTCCGACGCGCCGGTGCGGCTGTGGAGCACGGCCGCCCACCGCGTCACCGCGCTGCTGGGCGCGGACACCGACGGGTCCCGCGCGATCGCCTTCGCCCCCGGTGGCCGCACGCTCGCCGTCGCCGCCCCCGACGGAAGCGTCCAGCTGTGGGACACGACCGGCCGGCCCCGGCGCGTCGCCCGGCTGACCGGCCACACCGGCCGGGTCGACGCGCTCGCGTACGCGCCGGACGGCCGTACCCTCGCCTCGGCCGGCGCCGACCGGACCGTACGGCTGTGGGACACCGGCCGCGCCCGCCCGCTCGCCGTGCTGCGGGGCCACACCGACGAGGTGCTCGGCGTGGCGTTCGCACCCGACGGCCGCAGCCTGGCCAGTGGGGGCGTCGACCGGACCGTGCGGCTGTGGGACCTCGCCGGCCGCCGCGCCACCGCCACCCTCACCGGGCACAGCGACGACGTCAACGCCGTGGCCTACACGCCCGACGGCGGCACGGTCGTCAGCGCGGGCGGCGACGGCGCGACCAGACTCTGGGACGTCCGCAGCGGCCGCCCGGTCGCCACGCTGGCCGGGCACACCGACTACGTGATGTCCGTCGCCGTCGACCCCACCGGCACACTGCTGGCCACCGGCGGGTTCGACCAGTCCGTCGTGCTGTGGGACCTGCGCCGCCGGCTGCTCGCGGCGAGCCCGTTCACGGAGGTCTCCCGGGTCGCCTACAGCCGGGACGGCAGGCTGCTCGCGAGCGCCGACGCCGACCACACCGTACGCGTGTGGGACCTGGCACGACCCCGAAAGCCGGTCACCCTGACGGGGCATCACGAGAGCGTGACCTCCGTCACCTTCGCGCCGGACGGCGCGATGCTGGCGTCGGCCGGTTCGGACGGCGCCGTGCGGCTGTGGGACGTGGTGTCGCGCCGTCCGCTCGCCGTCCTGACCGGCCACACGGGAGCGGTGTTCGCGGCGGCCTTCTCGCCGGACGGCCGCACCCTCGCCTCGGCCGGTTCGGACGGCGCCGTGCGGCTGTGGGACGTGGCGTCGCGCCGTCCGCTCGCCGTCCTCACCGGCCATACGGACTACGCCAACGACGTCGCCTTCAGCCCCGACGGGCGGACCCTCGCCAGCGCCGGCGACGACCTGACCGTGCGGCTGTGGGACGTGCGCACGCACCGCCCGCTGGCCACGCTCACCGGCCACAGCGGAGCGGTGCGGGGCGTCGTCTTCAGCCCCGACGGGCGGACGCTCGCCAGCTGCGGCAACGACGGCACCGTACGCCTGTGGGACGTGGCACGGCGCCGGCCGGAGGCGTCCCTGACGGGGCACACCGGCTCGGTGCGCGGCCTGGCCTTCTCCCCGGACGGCCGGCTCCTCGCCAGCAGCGGCAACGACCGGACGGTGCGGCTGTGGGACGTGCCCGGACGGCGGCCCTGGGCCACGCTCACCGGACACACCAACGCGGTGTGGGGCGTCGCCTTCGCGCCCGACGGGCGGACCGTGGCGAGCAGCAGCAACGACGGCACCGTACGGCTGTGGAGCCTGGACATCGGGGCGCGGCTCGCGGAGATCTGCCGGGTCCGCCGGGAGATGGACCCCGCCGTACGCCGGACCCTGCCCCCCGACGCGCCCCTCACCCTCTCGCCCGGATGCCCGGGGCCCTGA
- a CDS encoding NlpC/P60 family protein — protein sequence MIRRTGAIGTLLALLTALLLTPAAVAADRASPPAKAADGDCGVLAPGASTAAERAIGAACAQVAAGVWYTWDGGHGTTPGATYGKKDPTDPAGEHDPERLGFDCSGLVRYAYAQATGSDILNGDASSQYYTYRTADRFTAAQGLAPLLPGDLLAYGTSWDLHHIAIYLGAGKMVEARQSGTKLMVSDVRLGGDYFGAVRVNTGTVTGPVVRTWGTGVWTKTQPSTGAARVYAFPGPTTVRVQCQKHAELVTADGYTNDAWSYLPDYRAWVTNIYIQGPAWLDGVPTCD from the coding sequence ATGATCCGGAGAACCGGTGCCATCGGCACACTCCTCGCACTGCTGACCGCGCTGCTCCTCACGCCCGCGGCCGTCGCCGCGGACCGGGCGTCCCCGCCGGCCAAGGCGGCCGACGGCGACTGCGGCGTCCTCGCACCCGGCGCCTCCACGGCCGCCGAGCGGGCGATCGGCGCCGCCTGCGCCCAGGTCGCGGCCGGCGTCTGGTACACGTGGGACGGCGGACACGGGACAACGCCCGGCGCCACCTACGGGAAGAAGGACCCCACCGACCCGGCCGGCGAACACGACCCCGAGCGTCTGGGCTTCGACTGCTCGGGCCTGGTCCGCTACGCGTACGCCCAGGCCACCGGCTCCGACATCCTCAACGGGGACGCGAGCTCCCAGTACTACACGTACCGCACCGCGGACCGCTTCACCGCCGCCCAGGGCCTCGCGCCGCTGCTCCCAGGCGATCTGCTGGCCTACGGCACCTCCTGGGACCTGCACCACATCGCCATCTACCTCGGCGCCGGCAAGATGGTGGAGGCCCGTCAGTCCGGGACCAAGCTGATGGTCAGTGACGTCCGGCTGGGCGGCGACTACTTCGGCGCGGTCCGTGTCAACACGGGAACGGTCACCGGACCCGTCGTGCGCACCTGGGGCACCGGCGTGTGGACGAAGACGCAGCCCTCCACCGGCGCTGCCCGGGTCTACGCCTTCCCCGGCCCGACGACCGTCCGCGTCCAGTGCCAGAAGCACGCCGAACTCGTCACCGCCGACGGCTACACCAACGACGCCTGGTCATACCTGCCCGACTACCGCGCCTGGGTCACCAACATCTACATCCAGGGCCCGGCCTGGCTGGACGGCGTACCCACCTGCGACTGA
- a CDS encoding mechanosensitive ion channel family protein produces MNRAVTLDDLILAGIALAAGLAAAFLSRTLLRWLAKHAKRTRWSGDDVIVDALRTVTPWGAIAGGAAAAAAVLPLTRTVQHHVNQILTVLLIFVVTVSAARVVAGLVRTLTQSRSGVAGSATIFVNITRILVLAIGFLVVLQTLGISIAPLLTALGVGGLAVALALQDTLANLFAGVHILASKTVQPGDYIRLSTGEEGYVEDINWRQTTVRQLSNNLVVIPNGQLAKTNMTNFTRPEQRLTVLVQVGVAYDSDLEHVERVTTEVVADVMTGITGAVPDHEPAVRFHTFGDSRIGFTVVLGVGEFSDQYRIKHEFIKRLHRRYREEGIRIPAPARTVALQQGSALIPHQRGGEGSEPGSVVARQDLS; encoded by the coding sequence ATGAACCGCGCCGTGACCCTGGACGATCTCATCCTCGCCGGCATCGCCCTGGCCGCGGGCCTCGCGGCGGCGTTCCTCTCGCGCACGCTGCTGCGCTGGCTGGCCAAGCACGCCAAGCGAACCCGCTGGAGCGGCGACGACGTCATCGTGGACGCGCTGCGCACCGTGACCCCGTGGGGGGCGATCGCGGGCGGCGCGGCGGCCGCGGCGGCCGTGCTGCCGCTGACCCGGACGGTCCAGCACCACGTCAACCAGATCCTGACCGTGCTGCTCATCTTCGTGGTCACGGTCTCGGCGGCCCGGGTGGTCGCCGGCCTGGTGCGGACGCTCACCCAGTCCCGCTCCGGGGTCGCCGGATCGGCCACGATCTTCGTCAACATCACCCGGATCCTGGTCCTCGCGATCGGCTTCCTCGTGGTGCTGCAGACCCTGGGCATCTCCATCGCGCCGTTGCTCACCGCCCTCGGGGTGGGCGGTCTGGCGGTGGCGCTGGCCCTGCAGGACACCCTCGCCAACCTGTTCGCCGGCGTCCACATCCTCGCCTCCAAGACCGTCCAGCCCGGCGACTACATCCGGCTGAGCACCGGTGAGGAGGGCTACGTGGAGGACATCAACTGGCGTCAGACGACCGTCCGCCAGCTGTCCAACAACCTGGTCGTCATCCCCAACGGGCAGCTCGCGAAGACGAACATGACGAACTTCACCCGACCCGAGCAGCGGTTGACCGTCCTGGTCCAGGTGGGCGTCGCCTACGACAGTGACCTGGAGCATGTCGAGCGGGTGACCACCGAGGTCGTCGCCGACGTGATGACCGGGATCACCGGCGCCGTCCCGGATCACGAACCGGCCGTCCGCTTCCACACCTTCGGCGACTCGCGGATCGGCTTCACCGTCGTCCTGGGCGTCGGCGAGTTCAGCGACCAGTACCGGATCAAGCACGAGTTCATCAAGCGGCTGCACCGGCGCTACCGCGAGGAGGGCATCCGCATCCCGGCGCCGGCCCGGACGGTCGCGCTGCAGCAGGGCTCGGCGCTCATCCCGCACCAGCGCGGCGGCGAGGGCTCGGAGCCGGGTTCCGTCGTCGCCCGCCAGGACCTGTCGTAG
- a CDS encoding lysylphosphatidylglycerol synthase transmembrane domain-containing protein, which translates to MTAVELPDLPPGRLPRRVPVRQILCLVPLLLVTVVAVRHRSVLAEGFGHLRHAEWPWLLAAAGATCLTWVAAAFTRQGAVVERLPRRRLLATQFAAAAANHLLPTGLGAGAVNLRFLTVCGVPLARSSAALALYLLAESVARLTLLAVLFLAFPDALRLGDLLPAGAVGPLLVTAAAVLVLASGLLLGVRRLRTAVSAFVRTALSEARSVHTRPARALALWGGSLAFPVLQAAGLAAVGQALRLPVPPAHMALAYLAATVAVALVPTPGGLGSVEAALIVALVAAGGPVAVATAVVLAYRIITVWLPLLPGALTLGALVRMRVI; encoded by the coding sequence GTGACAGCGGTCGAACTCCCCGATCTCCCGCCGGGACGCCTTCCCCGACGCGTCCCCGTCCGCCAGATCCTGTGCCTGGTTCCGCTCCTGCTCGTCACCGTGGTCGCGGTGCGCCACCGTTCGGTGCTCGCCGAGGGCTTCGGACACCTCAGGCACGCGGAGTGGCCGTGGCTGCTGGCCGCGGCCGGTGCCACCTGCCTGACCTGGGTCGCCGCGGCCTTCACACGGCAGGGCGCGGTCGTGGAGCGGCTGCCGAGACGGCGGCTGCTCGCCACGCAGTTCGCGGCCGCCGCCGCCAACCACCTCCTGCCGACGGGCCTCGGGGCCGGCGCGGTGAACCTGCGGTTCCTGACGGTGTGCGGCGTCCCGCTCGCCCGGTCCTCCGCCGCGCTCGCCCTGTATCTGCTCGCCGAGAGTGTCGCCCGGCTGACGCTGCTGGCGGTGCTGTTCCTCGCCTTCCCGGACGCGTTGCGGCTCGGCGACCTGTTGCCGGCGGGTGCGGTCGGGCCGCTGCTGGTGACGGCTGCGGCGGTCCTGGTCCTGGCGTCGGGCCTGCTGCTCGGGGTGCGGCGGCTGCGCACGGCCGTGTCGGCGTTTGTGCGCACCGCGCTGAGCGAGGCCCGTTCGGTGCACACCCGTCCGGCGCGGGCTCTCGCGCTGTGGGGCGGTTCGCTCGCCTTCCCGGTGCTGCAGGCGGCCGGACTGGCCGCGGTGGGGCAGGCGCTGAGGCTGCCGGTGCCGCCCGCGCACATGGCGCTGGCGTACCTGGCCGCGACCGTGGCCGTCGCGCTGGTGCCCACGCCGGGCGGACTGGGCTCGGTGGAGGCAGCGCTGATCGTGGCGCTGGTAGCGGCGGGCGGCCCGGTGGCGGTCGCCACGGCGGTGGTCCTGGCCTACCGGATCATCACCGTCTGGCTGCCGCTGCTGCCGGGGGCGCTCACGCTCGGCGCACTGGTCCGGATGAGGGTCATCTGA
- a CDS encoding ABC transporter ATP-binding protein: protein METTAWTQLHTVMTAQQERRPFARATLRRIAAFARPHRNRIARFVALGVATALLAVATPVLAGRVVDAIVSHGDEGTVVRLALLIALIAVAEATLGILGRRLSAALGEGLILDLRTAVFDHVQRMPVAFFTRTRTGALVSRLNNDVIGAQRAFSNTLSGVVSNVVTLLLTLAVMLTLSWQITLLALVLLPLFVVPARRMGTRMARMQREAAALNAAMGTRMTERFSAPGATLVKLFGRPEEESEEFAARARRVRDIGIRTATAQQAFITALTLVSSLALALVYGLGGYFALRGSLEPGNVVSLALLLTRMYAPLTALAGARVEVMSALVSFERVFEVLDLEPLIEEKPDAREVPEGPVAVEFDGVRFAYPSADKVSLASLEEVASLDTRGGADVLHGVSFRAEPGQTVALVGSSGAGKSTIAQLLPRLYDVDEGAVRIGGVDVRDLSAASLRATLGMVTQDGHLFHDSVRANLLLARPSATDEELWDALRRARLDDLVRSLPDGLDTVVGERGYRLSGGERQRMTIARLLLARQRVVILDEATAHLDNTSEAAVQEALTEALAGRTAVVIAHRLSTVRAADLILVVEAGLVVERGTHEELLAAGGRYAELYRTQFEEQPAEATGIVAAGEAVA, encoded by the coding sequence ATGGAGACCACCGCCTGGACGCAACTGCACACGGTCATGACCGCCCAGCAGGAGCGCCGCCCGTTCGCCCGCGCCACACTGCGCCGCATCGCCGCCTTCGCCCGCCCCCACCGCAACCGCATCGCCCGGTTCGTCGCCCTCGGAGTGGCGACGGCACTGCTCGCCGTGGCCACCCCCGTGCTCGCCGGCCGCGTCGTCGACGCCATCGTCTCCCACGGGGACGAGGGCACGGTCGTACGACTGGCCCTGCTCATCGCGCTGATCGCGGTGGCGGAGGCGACGCTGGGCATCCTCGGCAGACGCCTGTCGGCCGCCCTCGGGGAGGGACTCATCCTCGATCTGCGGACAGCTGTGTTCGATCATGTGCAGCGCATGCCGGTCGCGTTCTTCACACGCACTCGTACGGGAGCGCTCGTCTCCCGTCTCAACAACGACGTCATCGGAGCCCAGCGCGCCTTCAGCAACACCCTGTCCGGCGTGGTGAGCAACGTGGTCACCCTGCTGCTCACGCTCGCCGTCATGCTCACCCTGTCGTGGCAGATCACGCTGCTCGCGCTGGTGCTGCTGCCGCTGTTCGTGGTGCCGGCCCGGCGCATGGGCACCCGGATGGCCCGCATGCAGCGGGAGGCGGCCGCGCTCAACGCGGCCATGGGCACCCGGATGACCGAGCGCTTCTCCGCCCCCGGCGCCACCCTGGTCAAGCTCTTCGGCCGGCCCGAGGAGGAGTCGGAGGAGTTCGCCGCCCGCGCCCGCCGCGTCCGCGACATCGGCATCCGTACGGCGACGGCGCAGCAGGCCTTCATCACCGCGCTGACCCTGGTGTCGTCCCTGGCACTGGCCCTGGTCTACGGCCTCGGCGGCTACTTCGCGCTGCGCGGCTCGCTGGAGCCGGGCAACGTCGTGTCGCTGGCGCTGCTGCTGACCAGGATGTACGCGCCGCTCACCGCGCTCGCCGGGGCGCGCGTGGAGGTGATGAGCGCCCTGGTCAGCTTCGAGCGGGTCTTCGAGGTGCTCGACCTCGAACCGCTGATCGAGGAGAAGCCGGACGCCCGCGAGGTGCCCGAGGGCCCGGTCGCGGTGGAGTTCGACGGTGTCCGCTTCGCCTACCCGTCCGCCGACAAGGTCTCCCTCGCCTCGCTGGAGGAGGTGGCGAGCCTCGACACGCGCGGCGGCGCCGACGTCCTGCACGGCGTCTCCTTCCGCGCCGAGCCCGGGCAGACCGTCGCCCTGGTCGGCTCCTCCGGCGCCGGCAAGTCGACCATCGCCCAGCTTCTGCCACGCCTGTACGACGTCGACGAGGGCGCCGTACGCATCGGCGGCGTCGACGTGCGCGACCTGAGCGCGGCCTCCCTGCGGGCCACCCTCGGCATGGTGACCCAGGACGGCCACCTCTTCCACGACTCGGTCCGCGCCAACCTGCTGCTGGCGCGACCCTCGGCGACCGACGAGGAGCTGTGGGACGCCCTGCGCCGGGCCCGTCTCGACGACCTGGTCCGCTCCCTGCCCGACGGCCTCGACACGGTGGTCGGCGAACGCGGCTACCGTCTCTCGGGCGGCGAACGCCAGCGCATGACGATCGCCCGGCTGCTGCTGGCGCGCCAGCGGGTCGTCATCCTCGACGAGGCGACCGCCCACCTGGACAACACGTCCGAGGCCGCGGTCCAGGAGGCGCTGACCGAGGCGCTGGCGGGCCGCACCGCGGTCGTGATCGCCCACCGGCTGTCCACGGTCCGGGCCGCGGACCTCATCCTGGTCGTGGAGGCCGGCCTGGTCGTCGAACGCGGCACGCACGAGGAACTCCTGGCGGCGGGCGGCCGGTACGCGGAGCTGTACCGCACGCAGTTCGAGGAGCAGCCCGCGGAGGCGACGGGGATCGTGGCGGCCGGGGAGGCGGTGGCGTGA
- a CDS encoding cytochrome P450, translated as MPGHKDAMSCPFEFNEALDFDPVLLELMRREEPARIRLPHGEADAWLVTRFDSVKRVTTDQRLSRAGIIGQDYPRMTAEPIVSPESINVMDPPHSSRVRQLASQAFTQERVDGMRHRIGRLADLLLDEMEEDGPPADLVRHLSNALPQHTVLDLLGIEREEWPRMQESVHQLLVVGADNKEAAANAKADLIAYFGKLVEQRRHSPGDDVISLMAEARDGEDQLDDNELAVMALTLALSGQDTATCQISNIAYLLLTRPELAKHLRSRPETLTDVLHEMLRFIPFRKGVGIPRVALEDMELDGVRIRRGDFVHVSYLAANRDPERYPDPHVIDVDRPNRPHMTFGWGGHRCIAVSLAMAELEVAIGRLLERFPGLRLAVPPEEVRWDTQTIRRFPLELPVAW; from the coding sequence ATGCCCGGTCACAAAGACGCGATGTCCTGCCCGTTCGAGTTCAACGAAGCCCTCGACTTCGACCCCGTGCTCCTGGAACTGATGCGCCGCGAGGAGCCCGCCCGCATCCGCCTCCCCCACGGCGAGGCCGACGCCTGGCTGGTCACCAGGTTCGACTCCGTCAAGCGCGTGACAACGGACCAGCGTCTGAGCCGGGCGGGCATCATCGGGCAGGACTACCCCCGTATGACTGCGGAGCCCATCGTCTCGCCCGAGTCGATCAACGTGATGGACCCGCCGCACAGCAGCCGCGTGCGCCAGCTGGCCTCGCAGGCCTTCACCCAGGAGCGGGTCGACGGCATGCGGCACCGGATCGGCCGGCTCGCGGACCTCCTGTTGGACGAGATGGAGGAGGACGGCCCGCCGGCGGACCTGGTCCGGCACCTCTCCAACGCTCTTCCCCAGCACACCGTCCTTGACCTCCTCGGCATCGAACGCGAGGAGTGGCCGCGGATGCAGGAGTCCGTGCACCAGCTGCTCGTCGTCGGTGCGGACAACAAGGAAGCAGCCGCCAACGCCAAGGCCGACCTGATCGCCTACTTCGGCAAACTCGTCGAACAGCGCCGGCACTCCCCCGGCGACGACGTCATCAGCCTGATGGCCGAAGCACGGGACGGAGAGGACCAGCTCGACGACAACGAACTGGCGGTCATGGCACTGACGCTGGCACTCAGCGGCCAGGACACGGCGACCTGCCAGATCAGCAACATCGCCTATCTGCTGCTCACCCGTCCCGAGCTGGCGAAGCACCTCAGGAGCCGTCCCGAGACCCTGACGGACGTGCTGCACGAGATGCTCCGCTTCATCCCATTCCGCAAGGGGGTCGGAATCCCGCGGGTGGCACTGGAGGACATGGAGCTGGACGGCGTGCGGATCCGGAGGGGCGACTTCGTCCACGTGTCGTACCTGGCCGCCAACCGTGACCCGGAGCGCTACCCGGACCCGCACGTCATCGACGTCGACCGGCCGAACCGTCCGCACATGACCTTCGGCTGGGGCGGGCACCGGTGCATCGCGGTCTCCTTGGCCATGGCGGAGCTGGAAGTCGCCATCGGGCGCCTCCTGGAGCGCTTCCCCGGGCTGCGGCTCGCGGTGCCGCCGGAGGAGGTGCGCTGGGACACGCAGACGATCCGGCGGTTCCCGCTGGAGTTGCCGGTGGCCTGGTAG
- a CDS encoding DUF1259 domain-containing protein, producing the protein MADDRQQDTASRLTASRRQMLAAAALAPVLAGVPTGAQALSARKDHGLVQPVMTKLADWADVGRALGRPGEMKRFMYHTGMPRRDLKVFSHGVRVSASLALGTHVSFVRYADQSTLLMGDVVVTEGELQRFSDVLQEHGIMQTAIHKHLLAHQPDVWWVHVHAHSNDPVAVARGLRAAFDRTGTPPAEPAAPARPLALDTAAIDAALGVAGYADDEVYKSVFVRRETVADGHMILPPGLGSTTSVNFQPLGDGRAAISGDLVMIAEEVQPALMALRRGGIELVELHHHNLTDEPRLFFVHYWAVGDAVKLARGLRRAVDTTNVVPLPGGVG; encoded by the coding sequence ATGGCTGACGACCGGCAGCAGGACACCGCATCACGACTCACCGCGTCCCGGCGCCAGATGCTGGCCGCCGCCGCACTGGCGCCCGTACTCGCAGGGGTGCCGACCGGCGCCCAGGCCCTCTCCGCCCGAAAGGACCACGGGCTCGTCCAGCCGGTGATGACCAAACTGGCGGACTGGGCCGACGTGGGCAGGGCCCTTGGCCGACCAGGCGAGATGAAGCGGTTCATGTACCACACCGGCATGCCGCGCCGGGATTTGAAGGTCTTCTCCCACGGCGTCAGGGTCAGCGCCTCGCTGGCCCTGGGCACGCACGTGTCCTTCGTCCGGTACGCCGACCAGAGCACGCTTCTGATGGGCGACGTCGTGGTCACCGAGGGCGAACTGCAGCGTTTCAGCGATGTCCTGCAGGAGCACGGCATCATGCAGACCGCCATCCACAAACACCTTCTCGCTCACCAGCCGGACGTCTGGTGGGTCCATGTGCACGCCCACAGCAACGACCCGGTCGCCGTCGCCCGCGGTCTGCGCGCGGCGTTCGACCGCACCGGCACCCCGCCCGCCGAGCCCGCCGCCCCCGCGCGGCCCCTCGCCCTGGACACCGCCGCGATCGACGCCGCGCTGGGCGTCGCGGGGTATGCGGACGACGAGGTCTACAAGTCCGTTTTCGTCCGCCGCGAGACCGTCGCCGACGGCCATATGATCCTGCCTCCGGGACTCGGCTCCACCACCTCCGTCAACTTCCAGCCGCTCGGCGACGGACGCGCCGCGATCAGCGGTGACCTGGTGATGATCGCCGAGGAGGTGCAGCCCGCCCTCATGGCCCTGCGGCGCGGCGGGATCGAGCTGGTCGAGCTGCACCACCACAACCTGACGGACGAACCCCGCCTGTTCTTCGTCCACTACTGGGCCGTCGGCGACGCCGTGAAGCTCGCCAGGGGTCTTCGCCGCGCCGTGGACACGACCAACGTCGTACCTTTGCCTGGAGGAGTCGGCTGA